The following are encoded in a window of Mustela nigripes isolate SB6536 chromosome 1, MUSNIG.SB6536, whole genome shotgun sequence genomic DNA:
- the MYOZ2 gene encoding myozenin-2 — protein sequence MLSHDTMVKQRKQQASAIMKEIHGNDVDAMHLGKKVSIPRDIMLEELSHLSNRGARLFKMRQRRSDKYTFENFQYESKAQINHNIAMQNGKLDGSNLEGGSQQAPFTPPNTPDPRSPPNPENIAPGYSGPLKEIPPEKFNTTAVPKYYQSPWEQAISGDPELLEALYPKFFKPEGKVELPDYRSFNRVATPFGGFEKASKMVKFKVPDFELLLLTDPRFMAFANPLSGRRSFNRTPKGWISENIPIVITTEPTEDTTVPETEDL from the exons atgcTTTCACATGATACCATGGtgaagcagagaaaacagcaagcATCAGCCATCATGAAGGAAATCCATGGAAATG ATGTAGATGCCATGCACCTGGGCAAAAAAGTCAGCATCCCCAGAGACATCATGTTGGAAGAATTATCCCATCTCAGTAACCGTGGCGCCAGACTATTTAAGATGCGACAAAGAAGATCTGATAAATACACATTTGAAAACTTCCAGTATGAATCTAAAGCACAAATAAAT CACAACATTGCCATGCAGAATGGGAAACTGGATGGAAGCAACTTGGAAGGTGGCTCACAACAAGCCCCATTTACCCCTCCCAACACTCCGGATCCACGAAGTCCCCCAAATCCGGAAAACATTGCACCAG gataTTCTGGACCACTGAAGGAAATTCCTCCTGAAAAGTTCAACACCACAGCTGTCCCGAAGTACTATCAGTCGCCCTGGGAACAGGCCATTAGTGGTGATCCGGAGCTTTTAGAGGCTTTATACCCTAAATTTTTCAAGCCTGAAGGAAAGGTAGAACTGCCTGATTACAGAAGCTTTAACAG AGTTGCCACCCCATTTGGAGGTTTTGAAAAAGCATCAAAAATGGTTAAATTCAAGGTTCCAGATTTTGAGCTACTACTTCTAACAGATCCCAGGTTTATGGCTTTTGCCAATCCTCTTTCTGGTAGACGGTCCTTTAATAGGACTCCAAAGGGATGGATATCAGAAAATATTCCTATAGTGATAACAACTGAGCCTACAGAGGATACCACTGTACCAGAAACAGAAGACCTATGA